One window of the Elusimicrobiota bacterium genome contains the following:
- a CDS encoding signal peptidase I, whose translation MFVAMWKVFTKAGRPGWACLIPFYNLYVLLKIGGKPGWWILLLLIPLVQLVFGFLTMLGVAERFGKGIGYAVGLFLMPVIFYPLLAFGNTTYSPPAEE comes from the coding sequence ATGTTCGTCGCCATGTGGAAGGTTTTTACGAAGGCAGGGAGACCCGGCTGGGCTTGTTTGATCCCCTTTTATAACTTGTATGTATTGCTGAAGATCGGTGGAAAACCCGGGTGGTGGATTCTCCTGCTTTTGATCCCCCTGGTTCAACTTGTTTTTGGTTTTTTGACAATGCTCGGGGTCGCGGAGCGGTTTGGGAAGGGAATCGGGTATGCGGTAGGGCTCTTTTTGATGCCTGTTATCTTTTATCCCCTCCTGGCATTCGGAAACACCACCTACTCTCCGCCTGCCGAAGAGTAA
- a CDS encoding tetratricopeptide repeat protein encodes MQIRLGDSMSVSGTGSHNPLETSSRSVLLGFLALLGLLAYWPVLRVPFMWDDPQMILSNPHIMGWTWDNLKHTFTHDVFNQGIPYYRPLQTLLNMVDFFLYGIRPWGYHLTNLLIHILNVAVLFLVLGELRFSRDSAFWVAGAFAVHPIIVQELMVVAGRAELLSSFFVLLGVWGWVKGTRSGWVLSFLCLPLAILSKESGAALPFVLAFVAATNFSLKSKWKLLLPHFGLLALYLFLRHHFSGEVAPTTGFLEGLRFCLFQAPKIVFVYIRLLFVPWNLHSHRYQPVPGGEAIVLLCLGVVGLVWGFASPRRRGKTLLCLGWFFLMLLPKIPLLATNSLMLEHWVYLAGIAVYGPFIIWISKTRFPWLAGVPLLFWMGMTQFNIHVRGSDALNYSYSAQFSASPWLRHNWGRDLLLRGYPDKAAALFQEVIQRHPEDIQVRNSLGLAYLAMGDPTRAVGALEEAKRLKPFDPTPLANLAVVYLRIGHFAKALEFNEKALHLDPSFVEALFGKAESLRALDRWPEAIDAYRATILLNPVRCDARNNLAGLLAQSGDLVGAQTEMNKIILINPDYPGVQENLNRLKRLITPSK; translated from the coding sequence TTGCAAATACGACTGGGGGACAGCATGTCGGTGTCAGGGACGGGATCGCATAATCCATTGGAAACGAGCTCGCGATCCGTTCTTTTGGGTTTTCTTGCTCTTTTAGGTCTCCTGGCCTATTGGCCCGTCTTGAGGGTTCCGTTTATGTGGGACGACCCCCAAATGATCCTGTCCAACCCTCACATTATGGGATGGACGTGGGATAACCTCAAACACACGTTTACCCATGATGTTTTTAATCAGGGAATTCCCTATTACCGACCTCTTCAAACCCTGCTCAATATGGTGGATTTTTTTCTCTACGGGATCCGTCCATGGGGATACCATCTCACCAATCTCCTGATCCATATTCTCAATGTGGCGGTACTCTTCCTGGTGTTGGGCGAACTTCGTTTTTCACGTGATTCGGCGTTTTGGGTGGCGGGCGCTTTTGCTGTCCATCCCATCATTGTTCAGGAATTGATGGTCGTGGCTGGGAGGGCCGAATTGTTATCCAGTTTTTTCGTTCTCCTTGGGGTGTGGGGGTGGGTAAAGGGAACCCGGTCCGGTTGGGTTTTGTCCTTCCTTTGTTTGCCATTGGCAATTCTCTCTAAAGAAAGCGGCGCCGCCCTCCCCTTTGTTCTCGCGTTCGTGGCGGCCACAAATTTTTCTTTGAAATCGAAGTGGAAACTCCTTCTTCCCCATTTCGGTTTGCTTGCGTTGTATCTTTTTCTTCGGCACCATTTTTCGGGAGAAGTAGCACCGACCACAGGTTTTTTGGAAGGGCTTCGGTTTTGCCTGTTTCAAGCGCCAAAAATTGTTTTTGTCTATATTCGACTTCTTTTCGTCCCCTGGAACCTTCATTCCCATCGCTACCAGCCCGTGCCCGGTGGGGAGGCCATTGTTCTGTTGTGTTTGGGGGTGGTGGGATTGGTCTGGGGGTTTGCCTCCCCCCGCCGGCGGGGAAAGACGCTCCTATGTCTGGGGTGGTTTTTTTTAATGCTCCTTCCCAAAATTCCTTTGTTGGCAACCAATTCATTAATGTTGGAGCATTGGGTCTATTTAGCGGGCATCGCCGTATATGGACCCTTCATTATCTGGATTTCAAAAACCAGGTTCCCCTGGCTGGCGGGGGTTCCCCTCCTTTTTTGGATGGGAATGACTCAATTCAACATTCACGTTCGTGGGAGTGACGCCCTCAACTATTCCTATTCGGCACAATTTTCAGCCTCCCCATGGCTGAGGCATAATTGGGGGCGGGATTTACTCCTCCGGGGATACCCCGATAAAGCGGCGGCTCTCTTTCAAGAAGTGATTCAACGTCATCCAGAAGATATTCAAGTCCGGAACAGTTTGGGCTTGGCTTATCTGGCCATGGGCGACCCTACACGGGCGGTTGGAGCGTTGGAGGAAGCCAAACGATTAAAACCATTCGATCCCACTCCCTTAGCCAACCTTGCGGTTGTGTATTTGAGGATTGGACATTTTGCGAAAGCTCTGGAATTTAACGAAAAAGCACTTCATTTGGATCCCAGTTTTGTGGAGGCTCTATTTGGTAAGGCTGAAAGTCTACGGGCCTTGGATCGTTGGCCGGAAGCCATCGATGCCTATCGGGCCACGATCCTCCTGAACCCGGTCCGTTGTGATGCCCGGAACAATTTGGCGGGCCTATTGGCCCAATCGGGAGACCTGGTCGGGGCTCAAACAGAAATGAACAAAATTATCCTAATTAATCCGGACTACCCAGGCGTTCAAGAAAATTTGAACCGATTAAAACGCCTCATAACGCCCTCTAAATGA
- a CDS encoding DEAD/DEAH box helicase, with the protein MPFSQFNLHPDLVRAITTLGFKSATPIQAQAIPPALEGKDILGCAQTGSGKTVAFALPVLHHLLTHEGDGLRALILVPTRELATQVERTFRECGRYTKFKTAVIIGGVSQSMQMKAVQKGANIVVATPGRLLDHLRQGNFTLKYVEQLVLDEADRMLDMGFLPDIKEVLKHAPVKRQTQMFSATLHADVERIAAFATNDPLRVEIARPSTVAEGISQILYPVIQSQKTGLLLTLLKSTEMRSVLVFSRTKHGADKIADRLHEEGYKVGTLHSNRSQNQRQKAMDDFRQMRTQILVATDIAARGIDVKNISHVVNFDVPRFPEDYVHRVGRTARAYGVGDAILLVDPMEGSFVKAIERFIQVTFPRATIPGFQYNKPPKHGPRPAPAHRPREGQSFGNKSRPTPPNASVDHPAKRPNVGYAFRNKFKSGGPSRDSRPPRPSGGDQPFRNKFKFRDGSGKPFNKFPRTGGGPSSGNKFNRPPRDESFGNREPRPVGGDQPFRNKFKPRDGGGKPFNKFPRTVGGSSSGNKFNRPPRDDSFGNREPRPSGGNQPFRNKFKPRDGGGKPFNKFPRTGGGPSSGSKFNRPPRDESFGNREPRPGGGSPSFGNKFPRRDGRPSFGDKNKRPNDGRSFNYKPKGPGSFRDKFRGK; encoded by the coding sequence ATGCCTTTTTCACAATTCAATCTTCATCCGGATCTGGTGCGGGCCATTACCACTTTAGGGTTTAAGTCGGCCACACCCATCCAGGCCCAGGCCATTCCCCCCGCCTTGGAAGGCAAGGACATCTTGGGATGCGCCCAAACGGGTAGCGGAAAAACCGTGGCCTTTGCCTTGCCCGTTCTTCACCATTTGCTCACCCACGAAGGGGACGGCCTGCGCGCCTTGATTTTGGTCCCCACCCGCGAATTGGCCACCCAGGTTGAACGGACGTTTCGGGAATGCGGGCGGTATACCAAGTTCAAGACCGCTGTGATCATTGGTGGGGTCAGCCAGTCCATGCAAATGAAGGCGGTCCAAAAAGGGGCGAACATCGTGGTCGCCACCCCCGGTCGCTTGTTGGACCATTTGCGCCAGGGCAACTTTACTTTGAAATATGTGGAACAACTGGTTTTGGACGAAGCCGATCGCATGTTGGACATGGGGTTCCTGCCGGACATTAAAGAGGTTCTGAAGCACGCTCCCGTTAAACGGCAGACCCAAATGTTTTCGGCCACGTTGCATGCGGACGTGGAACGTATCGCCGCTTTCGCCACCAACGACCCCCTGCGGGTTGAAATCGCACGCCCCTCCACCGTGGCGGAAGGCATTAGCCAAATTCTCTACCCCGTCATCCAGTCCCAAAAGACGGGTCTCCTGCTAACGCTTCTGAAATCAACGGAAATGCGGTCGGTGTTGGTTTTTAGTCGGACGAAGCATGGGGCCGACAAAATCGCGGATCGGCTCCATGAAGAAGGGTATAAGGTCGGGACCCTCCACTCCAACCGGTCCCAAAACCAACGGCAAAAGGCCATGGACGATTTTCGCCAAATGCGTACCCAGATTCTCGTGGCCACAGATATTGCCGCCCGAGGCATTGACGTAAAAAACATCAGCCACGTGGTCAATTTCGATGTGCCTCGCTTTCCGGAAGATTACGTCCACCGCGTGGGTCGTACGGCCCGCGCCTACGGTGTGGGAGACGCCATTCTATTGGTGGACCCCATGGAAGGGTCTTTTGTGAAGGCTATTGAACGTTTTATCCAGGTGACGTTCCCCCGGGCGACGATCCCTGGGTTTCAATACAATAAGCCTCCGAAGCATGGTCCACGCCCTGCCCCGGCCCACCGACCCAGAGAGGGGCAATCTTTTGGGAATAAATCGCGCCCTACCCCCCCGAACGCATCGGTTGATCATCCCGCCAAACGTCCGAACGTGGGATACGCCTTTCGAAACAAGTTTAAATCGGGTGGACCTTCTCGTGACAGTCGTCCCCCCCGGCCCAGCGGTGGGGACCAACCGTTCCGAAACAAATTCAAGTTCCGTGACGGCAGTGGAAAACCGTTCAACAAATTCCCGCGCACGGGCGGCGGACCGTCGTCTGGCAACAAGTTTAACCGACCACCACGAGACGAATCTTTCGGCAATCGGGAACCCCGGCCCGTTGGCGGGGACCAACCGTTCCGAAACAAATTTAAGCCCCGTGACGGCGGTGGAAAACCGTTCAACAAATTCCCGCGCACGGTTGGCGGATCGTCCTCTGGCAACAAGTTTAACCGACCCCCACGAGACGATTCTTTCGGCAATCGGGAACCCCGGCCCAGCGGTGGGAACCAGCCGTTCCGAAACAAATTCAAGCCCCGGGATGGCGGTGGAAAACCGTTCAACAAATTCCCGCGCACGGGTGGAGGACCGTCCTCTGGCAGCAAGTTTAACCGCCCACCACGAGACGAATCTTTCGGCAATCGGGAACCCCGACCCGGTGGCGGGTCTCCCTCTTTTGGCAATAAGTTTCCTCGCCGTGACGGCCGCCCTTCTTTCGGGGATAAGAACAAACGTCCCAACGATGGTCGGTCGTTCAATTACAAACCGAAAGGTCCCGGTTCATTTCGTGATAAATTTCGTGGAAAATAA
- a CDS encoding AAA family ATPase: protein MTSDIRAINEKVKQESIFVEEVLAELNRVIVGQRYLLERMLVGLLGHGHLLLEGVPGLAKTLSVRTLASAIEAQFQRIQFTPDLLPADVVGTLIYLPKDGQFTVRKGPVFSNLLLADEINRAPAKVQSALLEAMQERQVTIGDTTYPLPDPFLVLATQNPIEQEGTYPLPEAQVDRFMLKLKVTYPTRDEERTVMERMSLPEPPTARKVITLARIGQARRVVDEIYVDEKVKNYILDIVTATRNPEGRLERLKNLIRFGASPRATLALHKAAQAYAFLRGRGYVTPEDIKNIGPDVLRHRIILTYEAEAEEKTTDDVIQEIFNEVDVP, encoded by the coding sequence ATGACCAGCGATATTCGCGCCATCAATGAGAAAGTGAAACAAGAGAGTATTTTCGTGGAAGAGGTGTTGGCGGAGTTAAACCGCGTGATTGTGGGACAACGGTACCTCTTGGAACGCATGCTGGTGGGGCTCTTGGGCCATGGGCATCTTCTTCTGGAAGGGGTGCCGGGGCTCGCGAAAACCCTTTCGGTGCGCACCCTGGCTTCCGCCATCGAGGCCCAATTTCAACGCATTCAATTCACCCCAGACCTGTTGCCCGCGGACGTCGTCGGAACATTGATCTACCTTCCGAAGGATGGACAGTTCACGGTCAGAAAAGGGCCTGTATTTTCAAACCTGCTTTTGGCCGATGAAATCAACCGGGCCCCGGCGAAAGTCCAAAGCGCCTTGCTGGAAGCCATGCAAGAACGTCAGGTCACCATTGGGGACACCACCTACCCGCTCCCTGACCCCTTCCTTGTTTTAGCCACCCAAAACCCCATTGAGCAAGAGGGCACCTACCCTTTGCCGGAAGCCCAGGTGGACCGGTTCATGCTGAAGCTGAAGGTGACGTACCCCACCCGGGACGAGGAAAGAACAGTCATGGAACGGATGAGCTTGCCTGAGCCACCCACCGCGCGAAAAGTGATTACATTGGCGCGCATTGGACAAGCCCGGCGTGTGGTGGACGAAATTTATGTGGATGAAAAGGTCAAAAACTACATTTTGGACATTGTGACGGCCACCCGGAACCCGGAAGGACGGTTGGAACGGTTAAAGAACCTGATCCGGTTTGGGGCTTCCCCGCGGGCCACTTTGGCGCTCCATAAAGCGGCCCAGGCCTACGCCTTTTTGCGTGGGCGGGGCTATGTGACCCCGGAAGACATTAAAAATATTGGGCCGGACGTTTTGCGGCATCGAATTATTCTGACTTACGAAGCGGAGGCGGAAGAAAAAACCACCGATGACGTGATTCAGGAGATCTTTAACGAGGTGGATGTTCCGTAA
- a CDS encoding DUF58 domain-containing protein: protein MTSLTDEKPQATTADVLKRVRTLEITARRLVNDTFAGQYSSTFKGRGMEFSEVREYMAGDDVRSIDWNVTARTGHPHIKKFVEERELTILFLVDASRSLHFGTRDQFKSELAAEITAVLAFSALANNDKTGLVLFSDRVEKFIPPRKTRGHALRLIREVLSFSPQHPGTSLKSALEYLSHVQRKRAVVFVISDFLDQGYLKTLSIAQRRHDVITVPVEDGWEKRLPARGRWLLEDAETGSARVVDPTRVGERFDRAQRERRENLERDFRRAGVDSIFVETGKPYSPSFLRFFRERAKRMH, encoded by the coding sequence ATGACATCCTTAACTGACGAAAAACCTCAAGCCACGACGGCGGACGTGCTTAAGCGTGTCCGGACGTTGGAGATTACGGCCCGCCGCTTGGTGAACGACACCTTTGCGGGGCAGTATTCCAGCACGTTTAAGGGGCGGGGGATGGAGTTCTCTGAGGTGCGGGAGTATATGGCGGGGGACGATGTGCGGTCCATTGATTGGAACGTCACGGCCCGAACAGGACACCCCCACATCAAAAAGTTTGTGGAAGAACGGGAGTTGACCATCCTCTTTTTAGTGGACGCCAGCCGCTCGCTCCATTTCGGAACGCGGGACCAATTCAAGTCGGAATTGGCGGCGGAGATCACGGCGGTTTTGGCATTTTCGGCCCTGGCCAATAACGACAAGACGGGGCTGGTGCTCTTTTCCGATCGGGTGGAAAAGTTTATTCCGCCCCGCAAAACCCGGGGGCATGCCCTTCGGTTGATTCGCGAGGTTTTAAGTTTTTCACCCCAACATCCGGGAACTTCCTTAAAGTCTGCCTTGGAGTATTTGAGCCACGTTCAACGCAAACGGGCCGTGGTGTTTGTGATCAGCGATTTTTTGGACCAGGGATATTTGAAAACCTTGTCCATTGCCCAACGGCGGCATGATGTGATCACGGTTCCGGTGGAAGACGGATGGGAAAAACGTCTTCCGGCGAGGGGGCGATGGTTGTTGGAAGACGCGGAAACCGGGAGTGCCCGGGTGGTGGATCCCACACGGGTGGGGGAACGGTTTGACCGGGCCCAACGGGAACGGCGGGAAAACCTGGAACGGGATTTCCGACGGGCTGGCGTGGATTCCATTTTTGTCGAGACCGGGAAACCGTATTCCCCGTCCTTCCTTCGCTTTTTCCGCGAACGGGCCAAACGGATGCACTAG
- a CDS encoding VWA domain-containing protein has translation MIFAHPKILWFLALLPVLAYYDYRWGFLARAKVTFSSLALLGGGLAQRPVDQILRTGLRLLGLGLLIVALARPQEGQERREVTSPATDIVLCLDLSDSMRSLDFKPRNRFEAAVEVMRQFISSRPDDRIGLVLFAKYAFTQCPLTLDHGSLLGFLDQLKIGLIEQDRTAIGSAIAASVARLKDSEAKTKLIVLLTDGRSNFGDVDPVTAAKAATAFGIKIYAVGAGAPGGGTIEINDPLFGKRLVKTAENELDEPTLREVAQRTGGTYFRATDFDSLKQIYKEIDQMEKTEVRVETYAEYKDRYFFFLMLGFVLIGLETLLATTVWRRIP, from the coding sequence ATGATTTTCGCTCACCCCAAAATTCTTTGGTTTCTGGCCCTCCTTCCCGTGCTCGCTTATTACGATTACCGGTGGGGGTTTTTGGCTCGGGCCAAGGTGACCTTTTCGTCTCTCGCTTTGTTGGGCGGGGGCCTCGCCCAACGGCCCGTGGACCAGATCCTTCGAACCGGGTTACGGCTCCTGGGCCTGGGGCTTTTGATCGTGGCCCTCGCTCGGCCCCAGGAGGGTCAAGAACGACGGGAAGTGACTTCCCCGGCGACCGACATCGTGCTTTGTTTGGACCTGTCCGACAGCATGCGCAGTTTGGATTTTAAGCCCCGTAACCGGTTTGAAGCCGCGGTGGAAGTCATGCGCCAATTCATTTCGTCTCGGCCGGACGACCGCATCGGGTTGGTGTTGTTCGCCAAGTATGCGTTCACCCAATGCCCACTGACCTTAGACCACGGATCTCTTTTGGGATTTTTGGATCAGCTCAAAATCGGTCTCATTGAACAGGACAGGACCGCCATTGGGTCGGCTATTGCCGCCTCGGTGGCGCGATTGAAAGACAGCGAAGCCAAAACCAAACTTATTGTGTTGCTGACAGACGGGCGAAGTAATTTTGGCGATGTGGACCCGGTGACGGCGGCAAAAGCGGCCACCGCTTTCGGCATCAAGATATACGCTGTGGGCGCCGGGGCCCCCGGTGGGGGAACCATTGAAATTAACGATCCCCTCTTCGGGAAACGACTGGTTAAAACCGCTGAAAACGAATTGGACGAACCCACCCTGCGTGAGGTGGCTCAACGAACCGGGGGGACCTATTTCCGAGCGACCGATTTCGATTCGCTGAAACAGATTTATAAGGAAATTGATCAAATGGAAAAAACCGAAGTGCGCGTGGAGACTTACGCGGAATACAAAGACCGCTACTTTTTCTTTTTGATGTTGGGGTTCGTGTTGATCGGGTTGGAAACCCTTTTGGCGACCACCGTTTGGAGGCGCATTCCATGA
- a CDS encoding VWA domain-containing protein, with amino-acid sequence MTWVYLPGFLWSVVPLLALILMVATFRWKSRVLAQAGDPHLLARLMDARTGRQQWVKGLFLLLGLSLLVVAVAGPQWGQQFQEVHRRGVDVMIAMDVSTSMLAEDVKPNRLTQAKRELSLLINRLEGDRVGLVAFAGTAFLQCPLTLDYGAARSLLDLLAPDLIPRPGTSLTAAIDTALAGFPSNSARHQALVLLTDGEDHSKQLDAAVDRAAKAGLRIFTIGFGNKEGEIIPIRDPNGDVTGYKKDKEGKTVLSKMDEPALRKISAKTGGAYFPATQGEVEITKILEEIGRMEKKDLDSRVFGQGENHFRLPLALAILLLLLEFLWPEVQRHWTRVFRDIRAGRFFVGVILGVLLFPARSEALGRYPRSEELAPLVQKEPGNPETQFNLGLALYIEQSYAAAAEAFEKSASANTHTPTKAAALYNAGNAHYRQGRLEDAIEKYKQALRLVPSDIHAKHNLELAKKLDEKQKEKKKGDGKPKDDKGEEPQPKPGQMSPEDAERLLEALAQQEKEAKEKSDKQKPEAVAGEDW; translated from the coding sequence ATGACCTGGGTTTATCTCCCGGGGTTCCTGTGGTCGGTTGTGCCGCTCCTGGCGTTGATCTTAATGGTAGCGACTTTTCGATGGAAATCGCGGGTATTGGCCCAAGCCGGGGACCCTCACCTGTTGGCTCGGTTGATGGACGCTCGAACAGGGCGGCAACAGTGGGTGAAGGGGTTGTTCCTGTTGTTAGGGTTGTCTCTCTTGGTGGTGGCTGTGGCGGGCCCCCAATGGGGTCAGCAATTCCAAGAGGTCCATCGGCGGGGGGTGGATGTGATGATCGCCATGGACGTTTCCACCAGTATGTTGGCGGAAGACGTTAAACCCAACCGGTTGACCCAAGCGAAACGGGAATTAAGTTTATTGATCAACCGGTTAGAAGGGGACCGGGTGGGGTTAGTGGCCTTTGCTGGGACCGCTTTTTTGCAATGCCCGCTCACGCTGGACTATGGAGCGGCACGGTCTCTGTTGGATTTGTTAGCGCCGGATTTGATTCCCCGGCCAGGCACATCTCTGACCGCGGCCATTGATACGGCCTTGGCAGGGTTTCCTTCAAATTCCGCGCGGCACCAGGCCCTTGTCCTTTTGACGGATGGGGAAGACCATTCCAAACAGCTGGACGCCGCCGTGGACCGGGCCGCCAAGGCCGGATTGCGCATTTTCACCATCGGGTTTGGGAACAAAGAAGGTGAGATTATTCCGATCCGTGACCCAAACGGAGACGTGACCGGTTACAAAAAAGACAAAGAGGGCAAAACCGTTCTTTCTAAAATGGACGAGCCCGCACTCCGAAAAATTTCCGCCAAGACCGGAGGCGCCTATTTCCCGGCCACCCAGGGCGAAGTGGAAATCACCAAAATCCTTGAGGAGATCGGGCGCATGGAAAAAAAGGATTTGGACAGCCGCGTGTTTGGCCAGGGGGAAAACCATTTCCGGTTGCCTTTGGCGTTGGCGATTCTCCTTCTTCTGTTGGAATTTCTTTGGCCGGAAGTTCAGCGCCATTGGACCCGGGTGTTCCGGGATATTCGGGCCGGGAGGTTTTTCGTTGGCGTGATTCTTGGCGTTCTCCTCTTTCCCGCACGATCCGAAGCCCTGGGACGGTATCCCCGGTCTGAAGAGTTAGCGCCTTTGGTACAAAAAGAACCGGGCAACCCGGAAACTCAGTTCAACTTGGGGCTGGCCCTTTACATTGAACAAAGCTACGCGGCCGCGGCTGAGGCTTTTGAAAAATCAGCCTCGGCAAACACCCACACCCCAACGAAGGCCGCCGCTCTCTACAACGCTGGCAACGCCCATTACCGCCAAGGGCGGTTGGAGGACGCCATTGAAAAATACAAACAGGCCCTTCGGTTGGTTCCTTCCGACATTCACGCCAAACACAATCTGGAATTGGCCAAAAAACTAGACGAAAAACAAAAAGAAAAAAAGAAAGGCGATGGGAAACCCAAGGACGACAAGGGAGAAGAACCTCAACCCAAACCAGGCCAAATGTCACCCGAGGACGCGGAACGTCTTTTGGAAGCCCTGGCTCAGCAAGAAAAAGAAGCCAAAGAAAAATCTGACAAACAAAAACCTGAAGCGGTGGCGGGAGAGGATTGGTAA
- a CDS encoding protein BatD, translating into MKRALFLFVLMASMAWGSTFTFTAKVDRTTISMNDTLTFQLSLEGGRVNLSQPQLPDIPGFRATFAGQNQKFSFVNGQVSGSIVFTYALAPQSPGDHVIPPLSIDVAGQTLTTEPIAIKVVSGAAPPGSAPLSGNVRHESAANEGRDLFVTTTVDKRVATVGEQITLLFRFYSRLQLMTQPRYQAPETTGFLIEDLPPQRQYVATVGGNQYQVVELASALFPTSSGKFTVGPASLECNVQDFQDPFGGGFFQNFFQQGKGVVLRSDPIVLTVLPVPTEGRPSSYRGDVGRFEINASFDKKSAKVHEPVTLTVTVSGEGNVKSLAQPKFPAAHEFKTYETLSSLNIEKKNGRMQGSKVFTTVMKPEVSGDLTFPSLTLSFFDPQVKAFKTVRSSPLSLRVSPADPDPQAGGGISFTSNAEGVREMGRDIRFIKTQGPVAPQQPPLWDRSWFPALQTLPGIFFVGLWGARLVVRHGKTRLTPSAARRAFRSINKASSLESLHRTFLVYLGAKVRTSPQSLTSEFLRRELTTRGYRDELIRSVEELWTAFDQARYTPTSGEMESVWANRLVKLIQSLEKNP; encoded by the coding sequence ATGAAACGAGCTTTATTTCTTTTTGTTTTAATGGCCTCCATGGCTTGGGGGAGTACTTTCACCTTTACGGCAAAAGTAGACAGGACCACCATCAGCATGAACGACACCTTAACCTTTCAGCTTTCGTTGGAAGGGGGGCGGGTGAACCTCTCCCAACCTCAGTTACCCGATATTCCGGGATTCCGGGCCACTTTTGCTGGACAAAACCAAAAATTCAGTTTCGTTAATGGGCAGGTATCCGGTTCGATTGTTTTTACGTATGCCCTGGCCCCCCAATCGCCGGGGGACCACGTGATCCCGCCCCTCTCAATCGATGTGGCTGGGCAAACGTTGACCACGGAACCCATCGCTATAAAAGTGGTTTCGGGAGCGGCGCCGCCGGGGTCCGCACCTCTTTCGGGAAATGTGCGTCACGAAAGCGCGGCCAACGAGGGACGTGACCTCTTTGTGACCACCACCGTGGACAAGCGGGTGGCCACCGTGGGTGAACAAATCACCTTGCTGTTTCGATTCTACAGCCGTCTGCAACTGATGACCCAACCTCGCTACCAGGCCCCGGAAACCACGGGTTTTTTAATTGAAGACCTCCCCCCGCAACGGCAATATGTGGCCACGGTGGGGGGAAATCAGTATCAAGTGGTGGAACTGGCATCCGCCCTTTTTCCCACCAGTTCGGGAAAGTTTACGGTGGGGCCGGCCTCCTTGGAATGCAATGTTCAAGATTTTCAAGATCCTTTCGGGGGAGGTTTTTTTCAGAACTTTTTTCAACAAGGAAAGGGCGTGGTGTTACGAAGCGATCCGATCGTCCTCACGGTTCTGCCGGTGCCGACGGAAGGGCGGCCGTCTTCTTACCGAGGCGATGTGGGACGATTCGAAATCAACGCCTCCTTTGACAAGAAATCCGCCAAGGTCCACGAACCGGTGACGCTGACCGTCACTGTTTCGGGTGAGGGGAACGTGAAATCCTTGGCCCAACCGAAATTCCCCGCCGCCCATGAGTTTAAAACCTACGAAACCCTGTCCAGCTTGAATATTGAAAAAAAGAACGGGCGTATGCAAGGGTCCAAAGTGTTTACCACTGTCATGAAACCCGAGGTGTCTGGCGATTTGACCTTTCCGTCCCTGACGCTTTCTTTTTTTGATCCCCAGGTGAAAGCGTTTAAAACTGTTCGCTCATCGCCCTTGTCCCTCCGGGTGTCCCCCGCAGATCCTGATCCTCAAGCCGGGGGCGGGATCTCGTTCACGTCCAACGCGGAAGGCGTTCGCGAAATGGGTCGCGACATACGGTTTATTAAAACCCAGGGACCCGTGGCGCCCCAACAACCTCCGCTTTGGGACCGATCGTGGTTCCCGGCACTCCAAACCCTGCCGGGAATCTTCTTTGTTGGTTTGTGGGGCGCCCGGTTGGTGGTCCGGCACGGGAAAACACGCCTGACTCCGTCCGCCGCACGACGGGCATTCAGGTCAATTAATAAGGCTTCTTCCTTGGAATCCCTTCATCGGACCTTTTTGGTTTATTTGGGAGCTAAAGTTCGGACCTCTCCTCAAAGCCTGACGTCCGAATTCCTCCGGCGGGAACTGACCACCAGGGGGTATCGGGACGAATTGATTCGATCGGTGGAAGAACTGTGGACAGCGTTTGATCAAGCGCGTTACACCCCGACTTCGGGTGAAATGGAATCCGTTTGGGCAAACCGCTTGGTCAAACTGATCCAGTCCCTGGAGAAAAACCCATGA